GCCGACGAGCTCGCCGCGCTGGGCTTCACGCCCCGCCGGCTGGCCGGCGACACCCGCGAGGCCACCGCCGCCGCGGTCGCCGCCGAGGTCGTCGCCCGGCACGGCAGCGGCCCCCGGCCGCCGTTCGGCACCGCCATCCTGGTCACCTCCGGGTCCTGGCCCGACGCGGTCGTCGCCGGTCAGCTCGCCGTCTGGTGGGGCTTCCCCGTCCTGCTCACACCGCCAGACGTGCTGCACCCGGCCACCGGCCGCGCGCTGGCGGACATGGCGGTCCAGCGGGTCATCGTCGTCGGCGGTGCCGGCGCGGTGTCGGTGCCGGTCGTCGACGGCGTGCGCGACCTCGTGGCCGGGGCGACCGTCACCCGCCTCGCCGGGACCGACCGGACCCGGACGGCCATCGCCGTGGCCCAGTGGCACCGGGCGGAGCTGGCGGGCAGGGACGAGCCAGCCCCCGACACCGTGGCGGCGGTGAACCTCCGCCGCGAGGACGCCTACGCCCACGTCCTCAGTGCGGCGCCGGTCGTCGGCGCCGGCGCCGGGGTCTTCATGCCCGTCGAGGGGGAGGCGGGCGACCAGCTCACCGGCCCGGTCCGCGAGGCGTTCTGCGGCGCCGGGGGACTCCCGCTGGTCATCGGCGGGACCGACCTCGTGTCCGCGGACACCGCCCGCGCCGTCGGCGACGTCCTCGCCGGCCGGTCCTGCGCGCCCTAGCTCCCTCCCCCTCGCCCTCGGGTCAGCCGCCCTCGGTTCAGCGGTCGAGGATCGCGGCGGCGATGCGCTCGCGGTGCCAGGCGGCCGTGCCGTACGCGCCCTCGAGGGCCTTGCCCCGCTTGAGCCACAGGTGCAGGTCGTGCTCCCAGGTGAAGCCGATCCCGCCGTGGGCCTGCAGCGCGTTGGTGTTGGCCAGCCGTGCCGCGTCGCTCGCGTAGGACTTCGCCACGCTGACCGCCTCGACCCGGTCCGGCAGGTCGTGCTGCACCGCGTAGGCGGCGTACCACGTCGCGGCCCGGGAGGTCTCGACCTCGAGGACGGTCTCGGCGAGCAGGTGCTTGACGGCCTGGAAGGAGCCGACCGGCCGGCCGAACTGCTCGCGCTCGGACACGTAGGCGACGCTCATCTCGAGCAGGCGCTGGCCGAGCCCGTTCAGCCAGGACGCGGTCGCGGTCGCGGCGCGGTCGAAGGCGCGGGCGACGTGCGCGGCGTCGTCGGTCAGCAGGGTCGCGTCCGACGTGGTGGCCTCGACCCGGAACACCCGCCGGGCGCCGTCGATGGACGCCGCGGGCGTCGCGGTGAAGGAGTCCGAGCCGACCAGGTGCAGCGCCCCGTCGACCTCGATGAGCAGCGCGTCGGCCACGTCGGCATCGAGCGCGACGGGCTCGTCGCCGAGGCGGACGGTCACGATCGCCTCGCCCGCGGCGATGCGAGGCAGCCACTCCTTGGCGACGGCGTCGCCACCCGCCTCGGCGATGGTCGGCGCGGCGACCGCCGCGGTCTCGAGCAGCGGCTCGGGCAGGTTGGCCCGGCCGGCCTCCTCGAGCAGCAGCGCCATCTCGACGTCGCCCAGCCCGAGGCCGCCGTGGGCCTCGGCGATGGCGACGCCGACGAAGCCGGTCTCGGCCAGCTGGGTCCAGGACGACCGGTCCCGTGGGCCGCGGTCGTCCCACAGCGCGCGGACGGCGGAGGGGGGGTACACGCCGGTGAGGAACTCCCTGGCGCCAGCGGCCAGGTCCTTCGCGTCGTCGGTGAAGTCGAAGTGCACGGTCGTCTCCCTACGTCCCCGCGGCGATGCGGGGCTCCTTGGGCAGCCCCAGCACGCGCTCGGCGATGATGTTCTTCTGGATCTGGGTGGTCCCGGCGTAGATGCACGCGCCGCGGCTGTACCAGTACTTCTTGTGCCAGTCCGTCGCGTCGACGCCGTCGAGCCCGGGGTCCTCGAGCTCGGCGTAGGGGCCCAGCAGCTCCATCCCGGTCTCGAAGATGTCGCGCTCCATCGTGGACCAGTACAGCTTGTTGAGGCTGGCCTCCGGGCCGATCTGCCCGCCGCTCGACAGCGTCGTCAGCGTCCGGTTGCCGTTGTGGCGGAAGACCTGGTTGCGCGCGTGGAGCGCGGCGAGCGCGTCGCGGACCCGCGGGTCGCCGGCGACCCCGCGGGCGCGGGCGATCGCGACCAGGCCGTCGAGGTCCTTCTGGAAGCGGACGTGGCTGCCGAGGCCGGTGCCCCGCTCGAAGCCGAGGGTCGTCATCGCGACCCGCCAGCCGTTGTCGACGCCGCCGACGACGTTGGCCGCCGGCACCCGCACGTCGTCGAAGAAGACCTCGGCGAACCCCGGGTCGGCGTTGATCTGGGTGATCGGTCGGACGTCGATGCCCGGTGTGTGCATGTCGATCGCGAGGTAGGTGATGCCCTTGTGCTTCGGCGCGTCCTGGTTGGTCCGCACCAGCGCGAACATCCAGTCGCCGAAGCGGCCCTGGGAGGTCCAGATCTTCTGGCCGTTCACCACGTAGGTGTCGCCCTCCAGCACCGCGGAGGTCCGCAGCGCCGCGAGGTCCGATCCGGCGTCGGGCTCGGAGAAGCCCTGCACCCAGATGTCGTCGCAGGAGAGGATGCCCGACAGCCACTGCGCCTTCTGCTCGTCGGTGCCGTGGACCATCAGGGTCGGGCCGAACAGGCCGAGCCCTAGGACGTTGATGCGCTGCGGTGCGCCGGAGCGGGCGTACTCCTCGGCGAAGATCGCCTGGGTGAGCAGGTCGGCGTCACGACCGCCGTAGGCGGCGGGCCAGTGGATGGCGGCGTAGCCGGCCTCGTACAGGCTGCGCTCCCAGTCCTTGTAGAGGCCCAGCTCGGCCTCGGAGGTCAGGGGCGGCAGGTCGGTGGGGACGTTGGCCTCGAGCCAGGTCCGCACCTCCTGGCGGAACGCCTCCTGCTCAGGCGTCGGGTTCAGGTCCATTCGGGGTCCTCCCGCGGTTCGGGGGTCCACGGGGCGTGGCCCGTGGGATGACTCGGGTCAGTTTCTATACGCCGCGGCCCGGAGATGCCATCTCAGCTCCTCGACAGCTCCTCGACGCCGGCCCGGTGCGTCGGGCAGACTGCCGGACGTGGGACGGATCGTCGCGGGGACGGGGTCGGTGCTCGTCCTCGTGCTGGTGCTCGCGCTCCCCGCAGTCGCCCAGCCCCCCGAGATCCGCCGGTTGGCCGGTCCGACGCGCATCGAGACGGCGATCGCCATCTCGGCCGACACCTACGGCGCGGGCCGCGCCGGCGCGGTCGTGCTCGCACGATCCGACGCCTTCCCCGACGCGCTCGCGGGCGGACCGCTCGCGGCGAGCGTCGACGGACCGCTGCTGCTGACCCCGTCCACGACCCTCGCGCCGGTGACGCTCGAGGAGATCCGCCGCGTCCTCCCCGCCGGCGGCACCGTCCTGGTCCTCGGCGGCGAGTCGGCGATCAGCGCCGCGGTGGAGTCCGCCGTCGCCGACGCCGGGTACGCGACCAGGCGGCTGGCGGGATCGAACCGGATCGAGACGGCGCTCGCCATCGCGCGCGCAGCCGCCCCCCGCCCGGGGTTCATCACCGTCGCCACCGGCAACGACTTCCCGGACGCGCTGATCGGCGGGGCCCTCGCCACCACGTTCGCCGACGGCGTGCTGCTCCTGACCGACGCCGACCGGCTGCCCGCGACGGTCGACGCGTACCTCGACGAGCACGCCACCGCCGACGTGGTCACGGTCGGCCCGGCGGCGGCCGCCGCGGTCCCGGAGGCGTTCACCGTCAGCGGTGACACCCCGTCGCTGCGCTCGGTCGCCGCTGCCGAGACGTTCTACGGCGGGATCGACCCCTCCGGCGTGTCGGTGGCCAGCGTGGAGGACTACCCCGACGGTCTGGCCGGCGCGCCCCACGCCTTCGACGCCGGCAGCCTGCCCCTCCTCCTCACCCCCTCCGAGCAGCTGCCCCAGCGGCACGTCGACTACCTCTCGTCACTCGACGCCCGGGGCCGGTCCTACGTCTACGGCGGGGCCCGGGCGGTCGAGGACGCGGTGGTCGAGCAGATGCGCGCCGCGCTGACGCGCTGACGGGGCTCCGTCGCGCGTCGGGCGTCCCGCGATGCGCCCGTGGGTCGATGGCGGGAGGGTTCGCGGCTCCCCGGGTCCCGCGATGCGCCCGTGGGTCGATGGCGGGAGGGTGCGCGGATCCCCGGGTCCCGTCGTGCGCCCGTGGGGCGATGGCGGGCGGTCGCCCGGCCCGTCGCGCGCGGCCGCGTAGGGTGAGGCGTCGCATCGGGCGGCGAGGAGAGGACGGCGATGCCGGTACTGGTCACGGGGGTCGAGGGGGCGGTCGGTCGCCGGGCGGTGCACCAGCTGGCGGCCGGCGGTGGGGAGGTCCGCGCGTTCGTGCAGGCCGATCTCGCCGCCCCCGCGCGCAGCGAGGCCCTGGCCGGGTCCTACCGCCAGCTCGGTTGCAAGGTCGCCCACGGCCACCTGGACGACGAGGCCCACCTGGAGACCGCGCTCGAGCAGGTCCACACCGTGCTGCACCTCCTCGGTCGTCCGACCGACGACCCGGCGGCGCACCTCGACGCGACCGCCACGGTCGTCAGCGCGGCGATCGGGGCGGGGTGTCGCCGCCTGGTGCTGCTGAGCGACCTGGCGATCGCCCAGGTCGCTCAGAACCCCTGGCTCGAGGCCCTGGCGGAGGCCGAGGAGCTGGCCGCCGACGCGCCCCTCGAGAGCGTCGTCCTGCGCTGCGCGGTCATCGTCGGGCCGGACGACCCGCTGACCGCGGCGCTGGCCGCGGGCGCGCTCGGCGACGATCCCCCCGGCGCCCACTGGCCGGTCTCCTGGATCGACGTCGCCACCACGGCGGTCCTGGCGGACGCCGAGCGCGACCTCGACACCTCGCTGCACGTCGAGGCGTCCCTGACCGGGCCCGCTCGCGTGACGACCGCCGACCTCGCCCGCCGCCTCGCCGAGCTGGTCGCGCACGAGCCCGAGGCCCCCGCGGGCGGGGCACTCCCCGCCCACGCCGCCGACCTGCTGACCCGCACCACCGAGCGGCCCGAGGGCGCGCTCATCAGCCAGGGCACCCCGATCGACGCCGGCTGGTAGCCGCCCCTCAGGCGGGGCAGGCCTGCCCGGCCCAGGCCGGATCGGTCACCGCCCCCACCCCCTCCGGCAGGGGGATCTCCGCGGTGTCGCCCGCGCCGTCGAGCGGCGCCACCGCGATGCGCGGCCCCTCCGGCAGGTCCACCTGGTAGGCGATCCAGTCACCGCAGGGGGAGGGGTCGGCGTCCTTCGCGTCGACGCCGTCCGCCTGGGCGACGACCCGGCTGGTCGCGAGCGCGAGCTCGAGGACCTGGACGACCGCGGCATCGGTCGACGGGTCACCGCGGGAGGAGTAGACCAGGTCACCGGCGCGGGTGTACGCCGGGTGGAAGGCGTCGCCCTCCGCCACGCCGAGCACCGGTTCGGGCGGCCCGCTGACCGGGTCGACGCTCCACAGGCGGAGCCCGTCCGGTCCCCCGGCCACGTGGAAGGTCACCACACCTCCGTCCGGTGACCAGGTGGGTCGCTGGGCGATGGTCCCGCCGCCCTGGGCGGCCAGCAGCACGGGCAGCCCGAGCGGCCGGGGTTCGGCGCCCAACTCGAGGACGACGAGGTCCCGCGCGCCATCCGCGGCGGGCGCGCTGAACACGAGCTGCGAGCCGGTCGGGTCCCACGCCGGGTCGCTGTGCCCGCCGTCGTCGGTCAGCGGCTGCGGCTCGCCGCCGTCCAGCCCGAGGAGCACCAGTCCGGCCTCGCTGGCGACGACCAGCTCGTCAGTCCCGGGGCGCCAGGCGGGCTGCGCCGCGCCGGGCACGCGCCCGGCGGTCACGTCCACCGGCGCCTGGCCGTCGGTGGCCTGGGCCCACACCTCGCCGTCGGCGACGAAGGCGACGAGTCCCTGCGCCTCCGGCGCGGCCCCCTCGGCCGTCGCCGTGTCCCCGTCATCGCCTCCGGCTGTCGCCGGGTCGTCCACGAGATCGCCCGCCGCCGTCGTCTCGACGGCGCCGTCGGGCTCCGCCGCCTCGGCGACCTCGTCACCCGCCACCTCTGCGGCGCTGGCCTCATCCGACAGGCTGACGTCGTCGTCGCCGGTCGCGACCAGGTAGGCGACGATCGCCGCCGCGAGCAGGAGCAGCACCACGGCGATGGCCGCGATGACGCCGTTCCGGTTGGGCGAGGGCGGCGCCTGGGCCTGCGGGGACGGCAGGCCGGGGGGCAGACCCGGTGGGTACCCCGGCGGTCCCGCGGGCCCGGGCGCGGTGGGGGGCGGGCGGGTGTCGTCCATCGGCACGGCACCGGCGTGGGGGGGGGGCGGCCCGCTCGCGGCCGAGGCGACCCCCGACGTGGTGGCCGAGGCCGCGGGTGGCGGAGGCGCCGACCCGGACCGTCCCGTCCCCTCGAGTGCGGCGACCGGCGGCTCGGGGGTCGAGCGGGGGGCCGAGGTGCCCAGGCCGAGCTCCCGGGTGACCGCGTCCATGAAGTCCCCGCACGTCGGGAACCGGTCCTGCGGCTTCTTCGCGAGCGCCCGGGCGAAGATCGCGTCGAGGCCCGGCGACCACCGCCCGCCCGGCTGTGCTGAGAACGGCGGCACCGGGTCGTTCAGGTGCTTGCTGAGCAGCGAGAGCGTGGACCCGCCGCTCGGGGTGAAGGGGAAGGTGCCGGTCAGGCACTCCCACAGCACGCAGGCGAGGGAGTACTGGTCGCTCGCCGGGATCGCCTTCGACTCGATCTGCTCCGGCGACATGTACAGCAGGGTCCCGACGAACTGGCCGGTCCGGGTGACCGTCACCTGCGCGGAGGACCGGACCAGCCCGAAGTCGGTCAGGTAGACGTGCGGGCGCCGTCGGGGTCCTCCGTAGCGCTCGGGCTCCCACCCCTCCAACAGGATGTTCGCCGGCTTGACGTCGCGGTGCGCGAGCCCCTGGGCGCCGGCGGCGTCCAGCGCATCGGCCACCGCGGCGCAGATGAGCACGGCCTCGGCGGGCTCGAGGCGGCCCCCGCGGTCGCTGAGCACCCGCTCGAGGTCCGGGCCGTCCACGTAGGTCATCACCAGGTAGGGGATGCCCTCGTGCTCGCCGGCGTCGAAGACGCTGATGATGTTGGGGTGCCGGACGGCTGCGGCGCCCTGCGCCTCACGGCTGAACCGCTCGCGGAACACCCCCTCGTCGGCGTAGAGGGGGCTCAGGGTCTTGACCGCCACCCGGCGGTCGAGCACCTCGTGGTCGGCCATGTACACGATCCCCACGGCCCCCCGCCCCGCCACCTGGCGGATCGTGTAGGGGCCGATCCTCGTGCCGGGCCTGAGGTCGTCCATCACCCCGCAGCCTAGAACCCCGGGCGCCTCGGGATCGGGGTGTCCTGCAGGCCGGGCGTAGACTCCCCGACCAGCCGTCCGAGCCGAGCCGAGGGGTTGCCGTGGGAGAGTTCGTCAGCGTCCAGACCGACGACGGGGTCGCGACGATCCGGATCGACCGGGCGCCCGTCAACGCCCTGAACGTCCAGATGTGGGGCGAGTGCGCCGACGCCGCCCGCCAGGTCGCGACCGACGACGACGTGCGCGCCGTCGTGCTGTGGGGCGGCCCGAAGGTCTTCGCCGCCGGCGCGGACATCAAGGCGATGCGCGAGATGTCCTTCACCGACGCGTTCGCCCACGCCGGCGAGCTGCAGGAGGCCTTCCGGACCCTGGCCGAGGTCCCGAAGGTCGTCATCGCCGCGGTCAACGGCTACGCCCTGGGTGGCGGATGCGAGCTGGCGCTCACCGCGGACTTCCGGTACGCGGCGGACAACGCGAAGTTCGGCCAGCCCGAGATCAAGCTGGGGCTGATCCCGGGCGCCGGCGGCACTCAGCGCCTCGCCCGGCTGATCGGTACCCAGGCGGCCAAGGAGTGGGTCTACGGCGGGGAGATGTACGACGCCGAGACCTGCCGCCAGCTGGGCCTCGTCGACCGGATCTACCCGGCCGACGAGGTGTACGACCGCGCCGTCGAGTCCGCCCGCGCCTACGCAGCCGGCCCCTACGCGCTGCGGATGGCGAAGAAGGCGATCGACGAGGGGATGGGCCTCGACCTGGCCTCGGCGCTCAAGCTCGAGACCGAGCTGTTCGCCGCCACCTTCGCGACCCGGGACCGCGAGATCGGCATGGACGCGTTCCTCGCGAAGGACCGCGCCGAGTTCACCCAGCGCT
Above is a genomic segment from Euzebya sp. containing:
- a CDS encoding acyl-CoA dehydrogenase family protein, producing MHFDFTDDAKDLAAGAREFLTGVYPPSAVRALWDDRGPRDRSSWTQLAETGFVGVAIAEAHGGLGLGDVEMALLLEEAGRANLPEPLLETAAVAAPTIAEAGGDAVAKEWLPRIAAGEAIVTVRLGDEPVALDADVADALLIEVDGALHLVGSDSFTATPAASIDGARRVFRVEATTSDATLLTDDAAHVARAFDRAATATASWLNGLGQRLLEMSVAYVSEREQFGRPVGSFQAVKHLLAETVLEVETSRAATWYAAYAVQHDLPDRVEAVSVAKSYASDAARLANTNALQAHGGIGFTWEHDLHLWLKRGKALEGAYGTAAWHRERIAAAILDR
- a CDS encoding acyl-CoA dehydrogenase family protein, producing the protein MDLNPTPEQEAFRQEVRTWLEANVPTDLPPLTSEAELGLYKDWERSLYEAGYAAIHWPAAYGGRDADLLTQAIFAEEYARSGAPQRINVLGLGLFGPTLMVHGTDEQKAQWLSGILSCDDIWVQGFSEPDAGSDLAALRTSAVLEGDTYVVNGQKIWTSQGRFGDWMFALVRTNQDAPKHKGITYLAIDMHTPGIDVRPITQINADPGFAEVFFDDVRVPAANVVGGVDNGWRVAMTTLGFERGTGLGSHVRFQKDLDGLVAIARARGVAGDPRVRDALAALHARNQVFRHNGNRTLTTLSSGGQIGPEASLNKLYWSTMERDIFETGMELLGPYAELEDPGLDGVDATDWHKKYWYSRGACIYAGTTQIQKNIIAERVLGLPKEPRIAAGT
- a CDS encoding cell wall-binding repeat-containing protein; translation: MGRIVAGTGSVLVLVLVLALPAVAQPPEIRRLAGPTRIETAIAISADTYGAGRAGAVVLARSDAFPDALAGGPLAASVDGPLLLTPSTTLAPVTLEEIRRVLPAGGTVLVLGGESAISAAVESAVADAGYATRRLAGSNRIETALAIARAAAPRPGFITVATGNDFPDALIGGALATTFADGVLLLTDADRLPATVDAYLDEHATADVVTVGPAAAAAVPEAFTVSGDTPSLRSVAAAETFYGGIDPSGVSVASVEDYPDGLAGAPHAFDAGSLPLLLTPSEQLPQRHVDYLSSLDARGRSYVYGGARAVEDAVVEQMRAALTR
- a CDS encoding SDR family oxidoreductase; its protein translation is MPVLVTGVEGAVGRRAVHQLAAGGGEVRAFVQADLAAPARSEALAGSYRQLGCKVAHGHLDDEAHLETALEQVHTVLHLLGRPTDDPAAHLDATATVVSAAIGAGCRRLVLLSDLAIAQVAQNPWLEALAEAEELAADAPLESVVLRCAVIVGPDDPLTAALAAGALGDDPPGAHWPVSWIDVATTAVLADAERDLDTSLHVEASLTGPARVTTADLARRLAELVAHEPEAPAGGALPAHAADLLTRTTERPEGALISQGTPIDAGW
- a CDS encoding protein kinase, with the protein product MDDLRPGTRIGPYTIRQVAGRGAVGIVYMADHEVLDRRVAVKTLSPLYADEGVFRERFSREAQGAAAVRHPNIISVFDAGEHEGIPYLVMTYVDGPDLERVLSDRGGRLEPAEAVLICAAVADALDAAGAQGLAHRDVKPANILLEGWEPERYGGPRRRPHVYLTDFGLVRSSAQVTVTRTGQFVGTLLYMSPEQIESKAIPASDQYSLACVLWECLTGTFPFTPSGGSTLSLLSKHLNDPVPPFSAQPGGRWSPGLDAIFARALAKKPQDRFPTCGDFMDAVTRELGLGTSAPRSTPEPPVAALEGTGRSGSAPPPPAASATTSGVASAASGPPPPHAGAVPMDDTRPPPTAPGPAGPPGYPPGLPPGLPSPQAQAPPSPNRNGVIAAIAVVLLLLAAAIVAYLVATGDDDVSLSDEASAAEVAGDEVAEAAEPDGAVETTAAGDLVDDPATAGGDDGDTATAEGAAPEAQGLVAFVADGEVWAQATDGQAPVDVTAGRVPGAAQPAWRPGTDELVVASEAGLVLLGLDGGEPQPLTDDGGHSDPAWDPTGSQLVFSAPAADGARDLVVLELGAEPRPLGLPVLLAAQGGGTIAQRPTWSPDGGVVTFHVAGGPDGLRLWSVDPVSGPPEPVLGVAEGDAFHPAYTRAGDLVYSSRGDPSTDAAVVQVLELALATSRVVAQADGVDAKDADPSPCGDWIAYQVDLPEGPRIAVAPLDGAGDTAEIPLPEGVGAVTDPAWAGQACPA
- a CDS encoding enoyl-CoA hydratase/isomerase family protein translates to MGEFVSVQTDDGVATIRIDRAPVNALNVQMWGECADAARQVATDDDVRAVVLWGGPKVFAAGADIKAMREMSFTDAFAHAGELQEAFRTLAEVPKVVIAAVNGYALGGGCELALTADFRYAADNAKFGQPEIKLGLIPGAGGTQRLARLIGTQAAKEWVYGGEMYDAETCRQLGLVDRIYPADEVYDRAVESARAYAAGPYALRMAKKAIDEGMGLDLASALKLETELFAATFATRDREIGMDAFLAKDRAEFTQR